The Acidobacteriota bacterium genome includes the window CGAGCGATCGATTGGACCGAGGTAGCTGGCGGTGACTTCGAGAGCATCCGGCTGTTTCGCTGGATTCTCTTTCTCGTCCTCGGTCTATCGTTCCTGACCATCGCCCTGGGTATTCGCAACACCATTGCCATCCTCATCGTCGAGCGAAGACGCCATATCGGTATTCTCCGTGCCCTCGGGGTCAAGGACCGATCACTGCGGCTTATCTTTCTGGTCATCGCCTGCGCCATGGGGCTAGCGGGCGCCGTGCCCGGTGCACTCATCGGCTCGTGGATGGGAATTGCCTTCGGCCACTGGCTGGACCAAGAGCTGGCTGGAGTGCTGCCTCTACGGGGAGTCGAGGTGGTTTGGCAGCCGGTGGCTCTTGCTCAGGTTCTGTCGCTGGTGCTTTTGGTTTGCGCTCTGACATCGGCGGCAGCGGTCCGGCGAGCTCTCGACCTGGATCCTGCGACCTGCCTGAGGGAGGAGTGAGGGATGCTCGCAAGGTTTCTCGGTCCGGCCCTCGTACCCCGCCGCTACTCCCGATATCTGATCCTGGGCTGCTGTCTCGGGGTCGCGGCCATCCTGGTCGTGCTCTCTCTGTTCGCGAATTACCTGCGGGCGGTGGAAACCCAGCTTCTCGGTGTTCACCCTCATCTCTCGATTCGCCCTGTGCCGGAGGGGCGGATGCTGGAAAGCGGAGAGTTGGAGAGGATCGAGAGGGCCTTGGTCGGTCTGGACGGAGTTGTCGTAGCGCGCCCAGCCATCGATCGCATCTACCGCCTTCAGCTAGCCTCCGTCCAATCCCGCCCTGTCGTCTGTCAAGGATGGGCTCCAACGAGCTCCTGTTTCGAGCCATCGGCTGCAGTAGATTCGCGAACCCTTCGCGGTGTCACCGGCTTCACCGTCGAGCGCATCAAGACCGCCCAGGTGCGGTTGCGAGGCCTCGATCTGGGCGAGTTGTCGGCGAGGGCTCATCCTGCGGGACCGTTGACCCTCGAGCTCGAAAGGGTGCTCGACGTCCGCTCATCGGGTCTTGGTCTTGGGCGATTGGCCCTAGGACCCGCAGAGGGCATGCCGATGGCAGGCTACTTCGAGCGCGGTCTCTTCCTCGGGGCGGCTCCCCTCGACGACTTCCTTCTCTGGTCGCCCTCTGTGGGTAGGCCCGGCGCGGTGGAAAGGACCCCTTCTCGCGAGCCACATCATCTCCGGCTGCTCAGCACCCTTCATCTCGGGCTGCGCCAAGATGCCCATCCGTTGGTGGTCACCTCCCGCGAGAACGCGGCCCGGATCCTCGGGTTCGACACCTCTTCTACCTCTGCGGCCAACACGTTCGAGGTCCGCCTCGAAGAGCCCAATCAGGCGTCCGCCGCGGCCGAAGAACTTTCCCGGCGACTCGGCAAGGCCGGCTTCTCCCTGACGGCTTCCGGAAGAGCTAGGTCGGAAACCATTGGGCTCGAGGTGCGGCCTTGGTTCGATCAAGACCAAGGAGCTCTCCGGCTCCTGGGCGTCCTCCGCTGGGTCATTCTCGTGGTCACGTCGAGCGTCATCGCGGTCGCTGCTTTGGGACTGATGTCCACTCTTTCGTTGGTCGTCCTCGAGGGGCGGCGGAAGATCGCAATGCTGCGGGCGGTGGGTTTGCGGGACCGCCACCTCTATGGGGCATTGGCCTATCAGTGCTCCTGGATCGCTCTAGCAGGCCTGGCCAGCGGCCTGGCCCTCGGCGCGGCTGCAAGCTGGGGACTCCTCCAGATTCCCGGATTCGCCGTGGGTCTCTCAAAGATGGGCGTGTCCGACCCCAAAGTCATGCTACGGATCGAGGACCTTGTGGCTGTCGCGCTGGCTACCTGGGCGCTCTTCCTGGTGGTGGCCTGGTGGCCGGCTCGGGAGGCTTGCCGCATCGATCCCGTCCGCGGGCTCAGAGGATGAAACCGTTGCACAGGAGGCGCTATGGCCTTTCTTGAAGTGAGTGGATTGTGTCGCACCTATCGCACCCTTGATGGTGCGGAGGTGAAGACCGAGCAAACCGTCTTCCGAGACTTTTCCCTCGAGGTCGAAGAGGGGGAGATGATCGCCATCATCGGTCCATCGGGCTGTGGTAAGAGCACTCTGCTCAATCTCATCGGAGGTCTCGATTCCGTTGCCGCCAGAGAGGTCGCTGAGGTCCGGAAGGGTCGGGACTTCGAAGAGGTCGCTCTGCTGGAGGGGGCGGGATCGATCCGCATCGGAGGCTTCGAGATGTCGTCGGAGAGCAGCGCCAACAAGGCCGATTTCATGAATCGCCAAATCGGCTTCGTATTCCAATTTCACCACCTGATTCCCGAGCTCTCCGCTCTCGATAACGTCGCTCTACCTCGGCTGATCCGGGGTAAATCTCGTGCAGCATCACGAGACGCTGCCCGGAAGCTGCTCGAGCGAGTGAACTTGGCCGGGCACGGAGACAAGAAGCCGGCGGTCCTCTCGGGGGGCGAGAAGCAACGCGTTGCCATCGCCCGCGCGCTGATCAATCAACCCTCGCTGATCCTCGCTGACGAGCCCACCGGCAGCTTGGATCCGGATCTCAAGAGCGAGATCTTTGGGCTGCTCCGAGAACTCAACGGAAAGAAAATTACGCTTCTGCTGGTCACTCACGACCGCAACCTCCTCAAGGATGACCGGGGTCGCCTAAGGGTTGATCGTGTGGTGGAGCTTCAGGAGGCCAAGCGAGTTGCCGTCACGCTCAACTCTTCAGAAAGGCAAGGAGGCGGCGATGACTCCTGAGTTCGGGGCGCTTCGTTCCCAACTCTATGGCCTCGAGTGGCCGGCAGGTTGGGTGAGCACGGTCATCGGGTTGCTGGTCGTCGCGACATTTCCTTGCTTAGGTGGGCCTGCTGAAGCGCAGACAGCGCACCTGAAAAACTTCCAACATCTGGTCTGTAACTATTCCCTCAATACAGGCGAGCTGACAGTGGCCCTACTCTCGACCAGCGCCAAGACCGACCCTGCCCAGGAGCCAGGATTGGCATCGTCCATCGAGGTCCAGCTCGAGTTGGACGGAGAGCCTTTACCGATCATCGAAGCCAAGCATTTGAAAACTGCCGTGCTGGGTACCTTTCGGGCCGAGGCGGACCGCAAATACAGACTCTTTCGCTTCAACCTGGTCATCGATGAGAGTACCTCCATCGAGACGCCAGAGTTGATCGAAGCCCGCCGGATCATCGATAAATTCCTGCGACGCATTCCGGTGGTTTACGAAGCTCAGATCATCCGCTTCTCGACCTCGGTGCAGCCACCCAGCGCCTTTACCAACGATGTGGATGCTTTGCGCCAGGCGCTCGGTCAGGGCAATGACCGGCTGATCGGCGGGACCGATTTCTACAATGCAATGGAGCGCGCCTTGCGGGAGCTCACCTCCGCAAATCGGGGAGAGACTTTGCCCCTGCAGTTCACCATCGCCTTCACCGACGGCGCCGACACTTCGGGGCGCGAGTTCGAGCCGTTCAAGCGCTCCCTGCAGCAAATGGTCGATCATGAGCAAATTTTCCTCTTCATTGCAGGGATTGGCGGAGAGGGAGAGATCCAGCACGACCAATTGCGCCAGCTGCCGGGATCGAGGGGTATTTACTATGAGCTATCGAAGGTGCCCGAGGTGGATCAGGTCTTCGACGCCATCGCACAGATGCTCGACAAGACCTACGTTTTGAGAATTCCCACCGTGTCTTCTCATAAAGGCGCGAACAAACTCTACATTGTGCGGAAAAAGGCTACCGGGGGTGGCCGCGAGACCATCCAGGACATCCACCTTCCTCCTCGCTGTGTGCCGCCGTGAAGGGTGCCTCGGTTTTCAGTAGGGGCGAGTCTCTGCGACCGGATCATTTGTTTCAAGGGCAGAAGCCAAGGAGTACCGCCATGGACGATCTCATTCGCTGGTCCCACCTGTCTCTACTAATGCTCCTGACATCAAGCCTTTGTCTGGTGAATGGGGTTTTGGCTCAGGGGCAAGTCGTCAAACCCAAGCCCAGTGAAAAAGGTCCACCCCATGCGCTCCAACCAAAAGAAAAAGCCGTGGCGGTAGAGGGTAGCGAAGCGCAAGAAGCTGGCTCGGTTCGGCTCGGCATCCTTCCCTTCTTCAGCACCACCAGCCGGTTCGATGAGGCGGCGGTCGCCGTCTTCGACGAATGGTTCAAGGCTGCGGTCTCGACGCTTTCAAAAGAAGCGAGCTTCAGTGCGGTCGAATCTCGTTGGATCCCCACCGACGCGGTCGACAAAAACGTCTTCCAAAGCCTGCCGAGCAGTCGAATTCGTGGTGTTGCAGGTCTCTTGAATCCTCTGACGGCTCAGGGTCTCGACGGAATCATCGGATGCTGGATCGAAAGCAAGCAGGGAAGCGATCAACTGGTGCTCGTTTTCTACTTGCCAGAGAGGATCGAGCTGGAAGGTTATAAGGTCTCCGCCAACTTCGAACGCGCCACTTTGGAGGCCGTCGCCGACGTCGGCTATGTCGCCGAGGAAACTCAGAAAGTCATGGCGGATCTCTTGCGAAAGAGCCTCCGGCGCATGACTCCACCGGCGGCGGCGGAGCCTCCCGCAACCCCGCCGACCGTTCCCCCGGTCGCAGGAGAAAATCCCTCCGGCGAGATGGAAGAGGCTCCGAGTCGTGATCCGGCGGAAGAGGAGCCCGATGCTCCAAAGACCTTCGCCGTGCTCGACTTCTCGCGGGAATTTCTTGTCGAGAAGCGGGTCATTGCGAAGGAATATTCTGAAGAGCTCCTAGCCTTCTCGTTCGGAAAGAGCACCGCATCGATCTTGAACGCCTTGGGTGCGCGCCGAGTTCGTCATGAGCGGGATCCGGAGCCCGTTACGGTCGATCAGATCGATGCACCGCCCTTGGCTCTGGACCCTACGTCCGACCCTCACGCTCGGGAGAAAGCACTCTTCGCTCGGGCGGGCCCCGCGGTGGATCTCTTGGTCCTGGGTCACCTTCGCCAGGAGCGCACGAGCCAGGGCATGAGCCTTTGGCTCTATGTTCGGCTTTTGAGGAGATCGGACTTCCGATACTTCATGGCAGAGCCAAGAGAATGGCAACCAGGAAATCAAGACCGGCCGTGGGACGCCGCGACCATCCGGGGCGCTCTTCAGAGTTCCGTTTCCGAAGTTCTGAACAAGGCGGGGGTCGAGGTGACGGTGCCGAAGCCAAGAGAGATCATCCTGAGGCGCGGGCACACTTTGTTCAGGATTGCCAAGAGATGCTACGGGAAGGCGGATACAGCCTTCACCATGGAGGTCCTCACTCAGGAGAATCAACTCGATTCTCCCCACAAGCTCCTCGAGGGGAAGCCGTTCAAGCTACCGCTCAAGATCGGTCAACACAAGCTACAAGATCGAAAGATTTGTCGATAGCAGGCCCCGATTCTGCGAGGTAATCCTGCCCTCCTCTGGAATCTGTCCAAAGCCACTACTTCTTCGGTGATCACGCTCAGCACCTGCCGGCAGTATCGATGAAACCAATACTGCTTCATCTCGCCGAGGTCCCGGTTTACAGCTATGGCTTAGCCATGATTCTGGGAGCCTTTCTCGGCGGTGCCATGGCCTGGCGCATGCGCCCTCAGGGGCTTTTTGAGCTCTCCCAATACCTGAACCTCTGTCTGCTCACCACCTTGGGGGCCAGTGTGGGTGCTCGATGGTTGGGGGCGACAGCCTTCGGAGGCTCCTCGGGGGCCGGCCTTTCCTCTTTGGGTGTCCCTCTGTTGGTGGTTCCCGCGATCTTTATCTACTGCCGGTGGAGCGGTCTGGACTATCGGCGGGTCTTTGACTATCTGATGCCCTTTGCTGTTCTTGGCGCTGCTTTTCAGCGAACCTTCGGCTGCTTTCTCGCCGGCTGCTGCGGAGGCAAAGCGACCGGGCTTCCTTGGGGAGTGCGTTTTCCCGGCATGGCGGCGACCGTTCACCCGACCCAGCTCTACCTGGGCATCGGGCTCTTTCTGACCTTCTTTGTGTTCGTCGGTTGGGTCTCCGCCCGCCCCGGTCGCAAGGCCCTTACCGTCTTGGCGTGCTATGCCGTAGTTTGCCTTCTCGTCGCGCCGCTACGGATAGGGCTCGGAGAGCCTTTCTGGCTGGAGCTGACCCCTTACGCTTGGGTCCACGGCCTGATCGCTCTGTTAAGTCTCTTGGCAGCCACCTATCTATCCTGGAAGCCTCCAAAGCTCGGCGTTGCCCACGGCACAACGAAGAGGCTTTGATCCATGGGCCGGAAAGTCCTCAAGATTCCCTTCGCCTGGCTGGCGCCGGTCATCCTTCTTCTCTATTGTGTTGCGGAAGTCACCGCCGCCGATGAGATCGAGCTGCGCTGGAGCTCTGATGAACCCCGGTGGGCCCAGCCCGTGACCCTCGAGGTCACAGCGCGCAACCCGACTGGGTCGATGGTCCAGGGGGGCTTGACCATCTCGTTCTCCTCGCAGGTCCTGGTGCTCGACCAGAGCCCAGGCTCTCGAGTCTACCTGCCTGGATCGAAGCTCATGGAGGTCGGGCACAGTCGCACCATGAGATCCCGCGACGTCATGGTCGAGACCTGGTATCCCAACTGGGCCCCGGGCACCCGCGCCACAGTCTGGGTGACTTTCTTCCCCGTCCGTTCGGGGCTGTTGACGGTCAAGACGCGGGCCGCCTGGATCCGGTCGGTGACTCAGCGCCGTGTGACCAACTCGCCCCAAAATTCGGGCTGCGTAGATCAACAGGGCTATCCATCAATCTGCCGGCATGTCCGAGTCTATGAATCCCCGGCGACCCTCGAGGATCTGCGCGAAGCTCTGGGCGGTCGCCTGGCTTGGGACACCCAGACGTTTTCCCACCTTCAGACCCTCTTGCTCCAACCCACGGATGACCGAGCACTCGCCTACTTTGGCATTCAGCTCGATGCCACCACCCGCCACTATCTCGAGCGGTATGAGCCTCTCCTCCGGCGGAAGCTGCGCGATCCAAGAATCCGCGACCACCCCCAGTTGCTGCCCTATCTACTGCGCGTGATCCGCAACCCCCTCGATGGCGAGGCTCTGAGGTTTCTGGGGTTCGAAAGTGATCGCCCAGGGACGCCCGAGGACCTCCGGGAAGAGCACATCAACCAGGTCAAAAGCTATCTCTCGGATCAGCAGGGGGGCGTGAACCTGCTCAGCCTGATCGCCGCTGAAAAGGATGTGACCTTTGGTTCCGCCGGAGATCCCCGGGCCATTGTGCTCGAATATGGAGGTGGGCGTTACAGCTTCTGGCGAGGGCCTGACATTGTGGCCCGGATCATCGAGGCCCTGATGCAGATCAAGCCGCATTCGAAGTACATTGACCGCAAGGAAGAGGTCAGTGGCTCTAGCTACAGCGAGGTCCTTAGGAGCTTGCGCAAGCAGTAGGTTGTGTTTGCTCAGAAGCAGCTTTGCCCCAGAATCTTCTTGCACAAGCCTTGAGTTCCGCAAGGCCTCCGTCATCTAGCCAACCACTCCTCCCTACCCTGTATCATCGACCCTATTCCCCAAATGAGTGAAGGGTCGATCTAGCCGGGTTGGTGGTAGCGGTGAGCAACGAACCACGCAAACGAGAACCAGCGAAGCGAGGCAACCAGCCGAGGAAGCGGTGGACCGCTCATTTTGGCAGGGCCTTCACCTGGGTCTCCAACCTCACCGTTGCCTTCACGGCTCTGGGCACTCTCGCTAGCTTCAAGACCTGGGACCACTTCGCCGAATGGTTGGCCGAGCTGAGCCAGCGGCTGGGGGAGATCATCGAGCTCTTCGGCCGCGTGATCCACGCCCTGCTCGTCCCGTGGGTATTTCTGCGCAACCTGATCTTCCGCTTCGTCCCGTTGGACATTCCCGACCACTGGGAGGACCCTGTCCTCCTCGGCCTGTTCATCATCTGGTTTCCGCTGAATCTAGCGTTTCTCTTCTGGGCCGGGTTTTCGAAGCAAATCAGCGCCACGGGGGCAGACCATCTCGAACAAGCGGTCATCGCCTCGGCCATGGAGCCGGGTCGCACGGCTCAGGCGAATCGCATTCACAAGTTGGTCGAGCAGTTGGGCCTGCAGGCCATTGCTCAGGGACCCATCGCCGACTTGCTGCGCGCTCTGCGGGCGGACGAGTTCCCGGAAGATCTGCTGATGGAGCGGGCGAACCGGGCCTTGGCGGATGTGGTTGCCTGGCGCCGGCAGGTTGAGGAGAATTGGGTCGATACCCGGAAGAGCTGGAAGGCCGAGAGCCGCGGCCTGCTGATGCGAGCATTCCTCGCGGTCGTCCTGTTGCTCGCCCTGAGTCTCGACCAGGTGCTCAACGGCGGCGGTTTCGTGGCCTTCTCCATCCTCTGGCGCTCCGCCGTCGTCTTCGTGCTCTTCGGAGTCGGCGCGGCAGTCTTCGGTCTTCTCCTCCTCCCCCTTCTAGTCATCATCCTGCAACCCCTCAGCAAACTGATCGCCCGGCTTCCCGGAGTCGAAAGCTGGGCCCAGGAGCGTTTTCTGCCCTGGTACCTGCGTCAAATGCGCGGCCTGGTCACCGACCCGGAGCCCGACGAAGAGACAACCAGTCAGCAGCCAAGCAACGCGAACAATGAAGTGCCGGCGGTCCCCGAGGAGCCGCTCTTTACCGCCGGAACTTGCCGGCTGGCGGGAGCCGGTGGTGACGGTGTGGCCTACCTGAGATATTCGCAGGACATCCTTGGCCTGGCGCGCATCCAGCACGTGGAGCACGAGATGGATAGCGGCAAGTTCTTCGCAGTTCACGACGACGGCAACCGTCAGCTCCTAGCCCGATGGAACATCCACCCCGACCGCCGCTCCGAGCTGCACCAGATGAACGAGATTCAGCTACAGCTGGTCCTGGAGGAGCGGGTGTTGGATTCGAGCCGCGTGCCGCTGCGGCACTTTTGGATGGGGTAAAGAGGATTACGCTGCCGAGGGAAAGCTCTGCAGGCTCGTCGATGGTAATGAGGCCGGCTGTTGCGGGCTTTGCGTGTTGGTGGGCTTGATCAACGAGGGACACCAGAAGTCTTCACTAGCGATCGTCCTTGTTGGCCGTGCTAGCGCTTGCTAGCATAGGGGGTGGAGGGAGCACGAATGGCTAGCCTAAGTGTGCGAAAACTAGAAGATGAGGTTTACGAGAGACTTCGAGTCCGCGCAGCGGAACATGGGATCTCTATGGAGGAGGAAGCTCGCCGTATTCTGAGGCGTGCCGTGGCAGCCCCTGAGCGTCTGGGATCCTTGGCCGTCGAGTGCTTCGGTGCCGATCATGGCATTGATCTCGAACTGCCACCGCGAGCACCTCATGACCCACTAAGCCTCGACGATTGATTCTCCTCGATACAAATGTTGTCTCCGCGGTAATGAAGCTCGCGGCCAACCCTCGGGTCGTATCCTGGCTTGATCAGCAGCCTACAGACACTCTCTTTCTGTCTACCATCACGATCGCCGAGATCGAATTTGGCCTGCACAATCTTCCAGGAGGCCGTCGGCGCCGCAGCCTCGCGGAGCGTTTCGAGTTCTTCCTAGAGCGAGGTTTTGATCGCCGAGTTCTCCCCTTTGATCTTCCGGCCTCTCGCCTCTACGGCAAACTGATGGCACATCGGCGAAGCCTTGGTCGGCCTTTGTCAGTCCTCGATGGCCAAATCGCTGCAATTGCTCGTCAGCATCGGTTGGCTGTGGCAACCCGCAACGTGAGGGACTTCGAGGAGTGCGGGGTGGCAGTGGTTGATCCCTTCTCGGTTGATCCTGGGGGCGAGTAGTCGCCGACTTGGTTGCATGTCGGCCAGCCCGAAGCGAAGGGCCGATTCGCAGACACCACAGCACCTGCAGGTGACGATAAGCAGAGACTACTTGGTGGTCGTTTGACGCGTGACACTCGAATCACAAGCAATCCACGAGGAGCCCCGCCCATGTTCGACCTCCCCACCTTCCTCGCCTACCTCGACCGAGTCCACGCCCGCACGCGCCGGGTCGCTGTGCTCGTGCCCGAGAATGACCTGGAGTGGGCGCCGGCGCCGGGGCGGTTTAGTTTTGGGGATTTGTTGCGGCATCTGGCGGGGATCGAGCGGTGGATGTATGCGGAGACGGTGCATGGGCGGCCGAGCCGGTATGCGGGGCATGACCGGGCGCTGGCGGAGGGGTGGGAGGCGGTGCTGGCGTATTACGACCGGCTCCATGCCGAGTCGCGGGAGCTCTTCGCGGCGCTGGCGCCGGGGCGGCTAGAGGAGAAGTGCGTGACGCCGGCGGGGACGCCCATCACGGTGTGGAAATGGCTACGGGCGCACCTAGAGCACGAGGCCCATCACCGCGGGCAGCTCTATTTGATGCTGGGGATGCGTGGGGTCGAGGTGCCGCAGCTCTACGGGCTCACCGCGGAGGAAGTGGCGGCGCGGTCTGGCGCGGAAGGCGAGTCGTAGGAGCGGCCCTAGCAGCAGCTCCCAGAGCCGTCCCCACCCCCCGCATCCGCCGGGGCGCAATCGAAGAGCCCGTGATGGACGCTGCGGTCGCCGAGGACCTGGAAGTGGTCGCCGTACCAGGTCTCCTCGACCATGGCGGCGCTGTTGCCGCACACCAGCATGGGCTTGCCGGTGGTAAAGAGGTGATGGTCGTCGAGCTCGAAGGCGTGGGGGGCTTCGGGGATGGTGCCGCGGTAGATGGCCACCTGGCCGTAGTCTTCGCACAGGTCTTCCAAGCTGGCGAGCTTGAACACCCGGTAGGTGATGGACTCGAAGCGGATATTGCCCACGGCGCGGGCGATGCCCGGATCCTCGATCTCGATGGGGCTGCGACGGACCACCCGCAAGTCGAGGACGCCGAGGTCCCGCAGCAGCCGGCGGAAGTCCTCGACGTAGAGGGCGCCGCCCAGGCATTCGCCGTAGATCACCGGGTCGGCGGCGACCTCCGGCGGTACTCGGCGGTCGGTGAAGACGTCGGAGAAGTAGAGCTCGCCGCCGGGCTTGAGGACCCGCAGGATCTCGGAGAAGACCCGCCGCTTGTCCGGCGATAGGTTGATCACGCAGTTGGAGATCACCAGGTCCATGGAGTCGTCCTCGATGCCGGCGGCCGCCAGGTCCTCGATGTAGCCCTGGCGGAACTCGACGTTGGAGCGCTGGAAGCCGAAACGCCGCATCTGGGAATCCACGTGGCGGCGGGCCACCTCCAGCTGCTCGTCGGTCATGTCCAGCCCCAAGACGAAACCCTCTGGTCCCACCAGCTTGGACGCCAGGTAGGCGTCCCGGCCGGTGCCGCAGCCGAGGTCGAGCACGCGGCGGCCTTCGAGAGCCACCGGGATCGGCGAGCCGCAGCCATAGAAGCGGCTCAAGACTTCGTCGTCGATCTCTCCCAGGACTTCTTTCTGGTACCCGGGCAACGCGTCCGTGGTGCAGCAGGCGGTGGTCTTGAGGTCGCTGGTCTTGCTCAGCACCTTGCCGTAGTACTGCTTGACCTGCTCGAGGGTGACGTCGTCGGTGAGGGTCGGTTCCATGGCGTCCTTCGTCGGGGCGTGGATGGGCTGTGCCGGCGGTGGCGCCTCTTCGGGATGGAGCCCTTGAGGATGGGTGCACCGGCGCAGAAATCGAAACGCCGGCACCGCCCCCGGGGCCTCAGCCGCGGGAGGCGGGAGCCGGCTCAGACACTATAAGGATCTTCGCAGCCCGACGGAAGTCGGATTGGTTCTTGGCGTCGGAGGCCGCTTCAGGGCCAGAGCCAGCCGAAGGCGCCGGCGGTAAGCAGGGCGTAGACCAGACCGTCGACGGCGTCCTTGATCGTCCGCTTCCAGCCGCGCCCCATCCAGATGGAGTCGGCAAAGTGGGAGCAGGCGTAGGCCAAGAAGGCGATGGTACCGGAGACCCGGAATACTTCGAGATACGACGTCCCCGCCGGCAGCACTCGCCCGGTCAGATAAGCGACGAAGACCGAGACCACCAGCGAATAGATGAACCAAGAGACGAGCTGTTTGCCCATATTCGGCGGACCGGGTGGGCGCAGGGTCACGATGCCGCAGGGGCCTTCTTTGACCTTGGCGAGCCACTCCTCGCTCTTCCAATCCTCCGCCGTGGCGGCGTAAGGAACGGTGTACTCGCCCGGGGACGCGCCCTTGAGGCCGGCCCGTGCCGCCTCTTCGTCGGGGAGCTTGGCAAAGTCCGAGCGGTGGTGGGGTAGCACCATCCAGGCGAGGGCGCTGGCGATGAAGACCAGCACCGCCGAGAGCAGAATGGGCAGCCACAATGAGGTGATCAGAACCGGTTCCATAAACTCTCCTCCGGGTCTGGGCCCCCTCCGAGCAAAGC containing:
- a CDS encoding FtsX-like permease family protein; this encodes MAGYFERGLFLGAAPLDDFLLWSPSVGRPGAVERTPSREPHHLRLLSTLHLGLRQDAHPLVVTSRENAARILGFDTSSTSAANTFEVRLEEPNQASAAAEELSRRLGKAGFSLTASGRARSETIGLEVRPWFDQDQGALRLLGVLRWVILVVTSSVIAVAALGLMSTLSLVVLEGRRKIAMLRAVGLRDRHLYGALAYQCSWIALAGLASGLALGAAASWGLLQIPGFAVGLSKMGVSDPKVMLRIEDLVAVALATWALFLVVAWWPAREACRIDPVRGLRG
- a CDS encoding ABC transporter ATP-binding protein, yielding MAFLEVSGLCRTYRTLDGAEVKTEQTVFRDFSLEVEEGEMIAIIGPSGCGKSTLLNLIGGLDSVAAREVAEVRKGRDFEEVALLEGAGSIRIGGFEMSSESSANKADFMNRQIGFVFQFHHLIPELSALDNVALPRLIRGKSRAASRDAARKLLERVNLAGHGDKKPAVLSGGEKQRVAIARALINQPSLILADEPTGSLDPDLKSEIFGLLRELNGKKITLLLVTHDRNLLKDDRGRLRVDRVVELQEAKRVAVTLNSSERQGGGDDS
- a CDS encoding vWA domain-containing protein; its protein translation is MTPEFGALRSQLYGLEWPAGWVSTVIGLLVVATFPCLGGPAEAQTAHLKNFQHLVCNYSLNTGELTVALLSTSAKTDPAQEPGLASSIEVQLELDGEPLPIIEAKHLKTAVLGTFRAEADRKYRLFRFNLVIDESTSIETPELIEARRIIDKFLRRIPVVYEAQIIRFSTSVQPPSAFTNDVDALRQALGQGNDRLIGGTDFYNAMERALRELTSANRGETLPLQFTIAFTDGADTSGREFEPFKRSLQQMVDHEQIFLFIAGIGGEGEIQHDQLRQLPGSRGIYYELSKVPEVDQVFDAIAQMLDKTYVLRIPTVSSHKGANKLYIVRKKATGGGRETIQDIHLPPRCVPP
- a CDS encoding prolipoprotein diacylglyceryl transferase yields the protein MKPILLHLAEVPVYSYGLAMILGAFLGGAMAWRMRPQGLFELSQYLNLCLLTTLGASVGARWLGATAFGGSSGAGLSSLGVPLLVVPAIFIYCRWSGLDYRRVFDYLMPFAVLGAAFQRTFGCFLAGCCGGKATGLPWGVRFPGMAATVHPTQLYLGIGLFLTFFVFVGWVSARPGRKALTVLACYAVVCLLVAPLRIGLGEPFWLELTPYAWVHGLIALLSLLAATYLSWKPPKLGVAHGTTKRL
- a CDS encoding type II toxin-antitoxin system VapC family toxin, whose translation is MILLDTNVVSAVMKLAANPRVVSWLDQQPTDTLFLSTITIAEIEFGLHNLPGGRRRRSLAERFEFFLERGFDRRVLPFDLPASRLYGKLMAHRRSLGRPLSVLDGQIAAIARQHRLAVATRNVRDFEECGVAVVDPFSVDPGGE
- a CDS encoding DinB family protein, giving the protein MFDLPTFLAYLDRVHARTRRVAVLVPENDLEWAPAPGRFSFGDLLRHLAGIERWMYAETVHGRPSRYAGHDRALAEGWEAVLAYYDRLHAESRELFAALAPGRLEEKCVTPAGTPITVWKWLRAHLEHEAHHRGQLYLMLGMRGVEVPQLYGLTAEEVAARSGAEGES
- a CDS encoding methyltransferase domain-containing protein, with protein sequence MEPTLTDDVTLEQVKQYYGKVLSKTSDLKTTACCTTDALPGYQKEVLGEIDDEVLSRFYGCGSPIPVALEGRRVLDLGCGTGRDAYLASKLVGPEGFVLGLDMTDEQLEVARRHVDSQMRRFGFQRSNVEFRQGYIEDLAAAGIEDDSMDLVISNCVINLSPDKRRVFSEILRVLKPGGELYFSDVFTDRRVPPEVAADPVIYGECLGGALYVEDFRRLLRDLGVLDLRVVRRSPIEIEDPGIARAVGNIRFESITYRVFKLASLEDLCEDYGQVAIYRGTIPEAPHAFELDDHHLFTTGKPMLVCGNSAAMVEETWYGDHFQVLGDRSVHHGLFDCAPADAGGGDGSGSCC